A genomic window from Blastococcus saxobsidens DD2 includes:
- the zwf gene encoding glucose-6-phosphate dehydrogenase produces MIPNPLRDPRDRRLPRVPQPCALVVFGITGDLARKKLLPAVYDLANRGLLPTNFALLGLARRDWGDTEFAELAREAARKNARTPWREEVWDRLAASVHFVPGSFDDDNAFDELAGALQELEGSHGIGGNAAFYLSIPPAMFPVVLKQMQRTGMAESTPGRWRRVVVEKPFGEDLASSRELNALVDSVFSAEDVFRIDHYLGKETVQNLLALRFANTLFEPIWNGHNVDSVQITMAEDVGIGGRAGFYEKTGAARDVLQNHLLQLLALTAMEEPVEFSAEEIRTEKLKVLRAVSLPGDLGTFAVRGQYEPGWLAGERVQGYREEDGVDAESTTETYAAVRLGVETRRWAGVPFYLRTGKRLPRRVTEIALVFKRAPHLPFADTDTEELGNNQLVVRVQPDEGVTLKFGSKVPGSVMEVRDVSMDFLYGEQFTESSPEAYERLLLDVLLGDATLFPRNAEVEASWAVIDPLEEFWSGTAPHPYRAGEWGPRAAEEMLAAEGRRWRRP; encoded by the coding sequence ATGATTCCCAACCCGCTGCGCGATCCGCGGGACCGGCGGCTGCCCCGGGTGCCCCAGCCGTGCGCCCTGGTGGTCTTCGGCATCACCGGGGACCTTGCGCGCAAGAAGCTCCTGCCGGCCGTCTACGACCTCGCCAACCGCGGCCTGCTGCCCACCAACTTCGCGCTGCTCGGCCTCGCCCGCCGGGACTGGGGCGACACGGAGTTCGCCGAGCTGGCCCGTGAGGCCGCTCGGAAGAATGCCCGGACACCGTGGCGGGAGGAGGTCTGGGACCGGCTCGCCGCCAGCGTGCACTTCGTGCCGGGCTCGTTCGACGACGACAACGCCTTCGACGAGCTCGCCGGAGCGCTGCAGGAGCTGGAGGGCAGCCACGGCATCGGCGGGAACGCGGCGTTCTACCTGTCCATCCCGCCGGCGATGTTCCCCGTCGTCCTCAAGCAGATGCAGCGCACCGGGATGGCCGAGAGCACGCCGGGCCGCTGGCGGCGGGTCGTCGTCGAGAAGCCGTTCGGCGAGGACCTGGCCTCCAGCCGAGAGCTGAATGCGCTGGTCGACTCGGTGTTCTCCGCGGAGGACGTCTTCCGGATCGACCACTACCTGGGCAAGGAGACCGTCCAGAACCTGCTGGCGCTGCGCTTCGCCAACACCCTGTTCGAGCCCATCTGGAACGGGCACAACGTCGACTCGGTCCAGATCACCATGGCCGAGGACGTCGGCATCGGCGGCCGGGCCGGCTTCTACGAGAAGACCGGCGCGGCCCGGGACGTGCTGCAGAACCACCTGCTGCAGCTGCTGGCGCTGACCGCCATGGAGGAGCCGGTGGAGTTCTCCGCCGAGGAGATCCGCACCGAGAAGCTCAAGGTGCTGCGCGCCGTGTCGCTGCCCGGGGACCTGGGGACGTTCGCCGTGCGCGGCCAGTACGAGCCGGGCTGGCTGGCCGGCGAGCGGGTCCAGGGCTACCGGGAGGAAGACGGCGTCGACGCGGAGTCGACGACCGAGACCTACGCCGCCGTCCGGCTGGGCGTGGAGACCCGCCGCTGGGCCGGGGTGCCGTTCTACCTGCGCACCGGCAAGCGACTGCCCCGCCGGGTCACCGAGATCGCCCTGGTGTTCAAGCGCGCCCCGCACCTGCCGTTCGCCGACACCGACACCGAGGAGCTCGGCAACAACCAGCTGGTCGTGCGCGTGCAGCCCGACGAAGGGGTCACCCTCAAGTTCGGGTCCAAGGTACCGGGCAGCGTCATGGAGGTCCGGGACGTCTCCATGGACTTCCTCTACGGCGAGCAGTTCACCGAGTCCAGCCCGGAGGCCTACGAACGGCTGCTGCTCGACGTCCTCCTCGGCGACGCGACCCTCTTCCCGCGCAATGCCGAGGTCGAGGCCTCCTGGGCCGTGATCGACCCGCTGGAGGAGTTCTGGTCGGGCACGGCGCCGCACCCGTACCGCGCCGGCGAATGGGGCCCGCGAGCCGCCGAGGAGATGCTCGCCGCCGAAGGCCGCCGTTGGCGGCGGCCGTGA
- a CDS encoding glucose-6-phosphate dehydrogenase assembly protein OpcA, whose translation MTTLWDTTGSAVVKELAAQRRTGGAVLSGVALTLVVVADESRVAEAEEAATHAAEMHPCRVLVVVRRQIDAPGPRLDAEVVIGGRLGPGEAVVMRMYGRLALHAESVVLPLLAADAPVVTWWHGAPPERMATDALSVFAHRRITDSSLAEDPLTALRLRAEDYAPGDTDLAWTRTTAWRTALASTLDSVSGRRGDSVRALGGSIQGDPGNATARLLAGWVSSRSSCPVDITEDSRRSGPSGVTAVALDLDHDERVEIRADHRGGAVISQPHRPDSTVALPERVLGDLLSEELRRLDPDEPYSEALEATTAVRGLADRPRVREHVWFDPAARQDTDHPTAPEGATP comes from the coding sequence GTGACGACGTTGTGGGACACGACTGGATCGGCGGTCGTCAAGGAACTGGCCGCCCAGCGCCGCACCGGAGGGGCGGTGCTCTCCGGGGTGGCGCTCACCCTCGTCGTCGTCGCCGACGAGAGCCGGGTGGCCGAAGCCGAGGAGGCGGCGACCCACGCCGCCGAGATGCACCCCTGCCGGGTGCTCGTCGTGGTCCGGCGGCAGATCGACGCGCCGGGCCCGCGGCTGGACGCCGAGGTGGTCATCGGCGGCCGTCTCGGACCGGGCGAGGCGGTGGTGATGCGCATGTACGGGCGGCTCGCCCTGCACGCCGAGTCGGTGGTGCTGCCGCTGCTGGCCGCCGACGCCCCCGTCGTCACCTGGTGGCACGGGGCTCCCCCCGAGAGGATGGCCACCGATGCGCTGTCCGTCTTCGCCCACCGCCGGATCACCGACAGCTCGCTGGCCGAGGACCCGCTGACCGCGCTCCGGCTGCGGGCCGAGGACTACGCCCCCGGCGACACCGACCTCGCCTGGACCCGCACCACCGCGTGGCGGACGGCCCTGGCCTCGACCCTGGACTCGGTGTCGGGACGCCGCGGGGACTCCGTACGGGCGCTCGGTGGATCCATCCAGGGCGATCCGGGCAACGCCACGGCCCGCCTGCTGGCCGGATGGGTGTCCTCCCGCAGCAGCTGCCCGGTCGACATCACCGAGGATTCGCGCCGCTCGGGGCCCAGCGGGGTCACGGCGGTGGCGCTGGACCTGGACCACGACGAACGGGTCGAGATCCGCGCCGACCACCGCGGCGGAGCCGTCATCTCGCAGCCGCACCGGCCGGACTCCACGGTCGCGCTGCCCGAGCGCGTGCTCGGCGATCTGCTCAGCGAGGAACTGCGCCGGCTCGATCCCGACGAGCCCTACAGCGAGGCCCTGGAGGCCACGACAGCGGTCCGCGGACTCGCCGATCGCCCGCGGGTCCGGGAACACGTCTGGTTCGACCCCGCCGCCCGCCAGGACACCGACCATCCCACCGCACCCGAAGGAGCCACCCCGTGA
- the pgl gene encoding 6-phosphogluconolactonase, which translates to MSHSPGDQVSAELAQGERPVPDIVIEPDGDRLARAVAEALVARLAAAQAVHGTASLVVTGGGIGIAVLERVAGLAAEPVRETVDWTAVDVWWGDERFVPGGDAERNEKQARTALLDVVGVPAARVHAMPPSDGEFDGPDEAAAWYAEQLAAAATEGESLPRFDVLLLGMGPEGHTASIFPDSPAVRDDRPVFAVRDCPKPPPTRVSLGFSAINRAEEVWMVVTGEGKAPAVAAALGGAAREELPAAGVHGRRATRWLLDAAAAAHLPRSGA; encoded by the coding sequence GTGAGCCACTCCCCCGGCGACCAGGTGTCGGCCGAACTCGCCCAAGGTGAGCGGCCCGTCCCCGACATCGTCATCGAGCCCGACGGTGACCGGCTCGCCCGGGCGGTGGCCGAGGCGCTGGTCGCCCGGCTCGCGGCTGCGCAGGCGGTGCACGGTACCGCGTCGCTCGTGGTGACCGGCGGTGGGATCGGGATCGCCGTCCTGGAGCGGGTCGCCGGCCTGGCCGCCGAACCGGTGCGCGAGACGGTCGACTGGACGGCCGTGGACGTCTGGTGGGGCGATGAGCGATTCGTGCCCGGGGGCGACGCCGAGCGCAACGAGAAGCAGGCCCGTACCGCGCTGCTGGACGTGGTCGGTGTGCCGGCGGCCCGCGTGCACGCCATGCCGCCGTCGGACGGGGAGTTCGACGGCCCGGACGAGGCGGCTGCCTGGTACGCCGAGCAGCTCGCCGCCGCGGCGACAGAGGGCGAGAGCCTGCCCCGGTTCGACGTGCTCCTCCTCGGCATGGGCCCGGAGGGTCACACCGCCTCGATCTTCCCCGACTCCCCCGCCGTGCGGGACGACCGGCCGGTGTTCGCCGTCCGCGACTGCCCGAAGCCGCCACCCACCCGGGTCAGCCTCGGATTCAGTGCGATCAACCGCGCCGAGGAGGTCTGGATGGTGGTGACCGGCGAGGGCAAGGCTCCCGCCGTCGCCGCCGCACTGGGCGGTGCGGCACGGGAGGAGCTGCCGGCCGCCGGCGTGCACGGCCGGCGGGCCACCCGGTGGCTGCTGGACGCAGCCGCCGCCGCCCACCTGCCCCGCAGCGGGGCCTGA
- a CDS encoding RNA polymerase-binding protein RbpA has protein sequence MAGGNAIRGSRVGAGPMGEVERGESAPRRRIPFWCANGHETRVILAREADVPEFWDCPRCGLPAGQDQTAPPPVPRIEPYKTHLAYVRERRSDADGDALLQEALDRLRVRRGG, from the coding sequence GTGGCTGGTGGGAACGCGATCCGGGGTAGCCGGGTCGGCGCGGGGCCGATGGGCGAGGTCGAGCGCGGGGAGTCCGCGCCCCGGCGGCGCATCCCGTTCTGGTGCGCGAACGGGCACGAGACGCGGGTGATCCTCGCCCGCGAGGCCGACGTCCCCGAGTTCTGGGACTGCCCCCGCTGCGGGCTACCGGCCGGGCAGGACCAAACGGCTCCGCCGCCGGTGCCGCGGATCGAGCCGTACAAGACGCACCTCGCCTACGTGCGCGAGCGGCGCAGCGACGCCGACGGCGATGCCCTGCTCCAGGAGGCGCTCGACCGGCTCCGGGTCCGCCGCGGCGGCTGA
- the secG gene encoding preprotein translocase subunit SecG: MELVLNVLLVLSSLLLIVLILLHRGKGGGLSSMFGGAASSSLSGSSVVEKNLNRLTVFTALIWTVCIVGLGILIKIQA, translated from the coding sequence ATGGAGCTGGTCCTCAATGTGCTGCTGGTCCTGAGCAGCCTGCTCCTCATCGTGCTGATCCTGCTGCACCGCGGCAAGGGTGGCGGGCTGTCGTCGATGTTCGGTGGTGCAGCCTCCTCCTCGCTGTCCGGGTCGTCGGTGGTGGAGAAGAACCTCAACCGGCTGACCGTGTTCACCGCGCTGATCTGGACGGTGTGCATCGTGGGTCTGGGCATCCTGATCAAAATCCAGGCCTGA